A window of the Acidobacteriota bacterium genome harbors these coding sequences:
- a CDS encoding arylsulfatase, with amino-acid sequence MAAATGTVTAQDRPNILVIWGDDIGWSNLSAYEGGKMGYTTPNIDRIGNEGARFTDHYAQPSCTAGRAAFITGQYPIRSGMTTVGQPGDALGLMAESPSLAEVMKDLGYRTGQFGKNHLGDRNSHLPTVHGFDEFFGNLYHLNTQEEAEQRDYQNFGEAYSGSLHEYEKKFGTRGVLHCYATDNDDSTEDPRFGRVGKQECTDTGPLTQERMKNFDGEEMFPKAIDFMQRAKDAGEPFFVWANTSRMHLYTRIGDEWLQAVEGYTSEADYYGAGMLQHDRDVGKVLDWLEANGLADNTIVVYSTDNGPEHSSWPHGGTTPFRGEKMTTYEGGVRVPMMARWPGKIPAGQVLNGIQAHQDAFTTLAAAAGEPDVAAKVMESKKQYIDGVNNLDYWMGASDHSSRNHIFHYYESKLTAVRMGPWKFHFSTKEDYYANVIPRTVPLVFNIRMDPYESYDSPDAYGHLMQKVSWLIQPMGELMAAHLQSLAEYPPVQGGKSFDMSNVVDEFINKSVQ; translated from the coding sequence ATGGCGGCCGCGACCGGCACCGTGACGGCACAGGATAGACCGAACATACTCGTTATCTGGGGTGACGACATCGGCTGGTCGAATCTGAGTGCCTATGAAGGCGGGAAAATGGGCTACACGACGCCCAATATCGATCGCATCGGCAACGAAGGCGCCCGATTCACCGATCACTATGCCCAACCGAGCTGCACGGCGGGTCGGGCCGCGTTCATCACCGGCCAGTACCCGATCCGGTCGGGGATGACGACCGTCGGCCAGCCGGGCGACGCGCTCGGGCTGATGGCCGAATCGCCGTCGCTGGCGGAGGTGATGAAGGACCTCGGCTACCGCACCGGCCAGTTCGGCAAGAACCACCTCGGCGACCGGAACTCTCACCTGCCGACGGTGCACGGGTTTGACGAGTTCTTCGGCAACCTTTACCACCTCAACACGCAGGAGGAAGCCGAACAGCGCGACTACCAGAACTTCGGCGAGGCATACTCCGGGAGCCTGCACGAGTACGAAAAGAAGTTCGGCACCCGCGGCGTGCTGCACTGCTACGCAACCGACAATGATGACTCGACCGAGGACCCGCGATTCGGTCGCGTTGGCAAGCAGGAGTGCACCGACACCGGCCCGCTGACCCAGGAGAGAATGAAGAACTTCGACGGTGAGGAGATGTTCCCGAAGGCGATCGACTTCATGCAGAGGGCGAAGGACGCCGGCGAGCCGTTCTTCGTCTGGGCGAACACAAGCCGCATGCATCTCTACACCCGCATCGGCGATGAGTGGCTGCAGGCAGTCGAGGGCTACACCAGTGAGGCTGACTACTACGGCGCCGGGATGCTCCAGCACGATCGGGACGTCGGGAAAGTGCTCGACTGGCTCGAAGCCAACGGCCTCGCCGACAACACCATCGTCGTGTACTCGACCGACAACGGGCCTGAACACTCATCCTGGCCGCACGGGGGCACCACCCCGTTCCGGGGCGAGAAGATGACCACCTACGAGGGCGGCGTGCGGGTACCGATGATGGCTCGCTGGCCGGGCAAGATCCCGGCAGGCCAGGTATTGAACGGCATCCAGGCCCACCAGGACGCATTCACCACCCTCGCGGCGGCGGCGGGTGAGCCCGACGTGGCGGCCAAAGTGATGGAGAGCAAGAAGCAGTACATCGACGGAGTCAACAACCTGGACTACTGGATGGGCGCATCGGACCACTCCAGCCGCAACCACATCTTTCACTACTACGAGAGCAAGCTGACCGCCGTGCGCATGGGCCCGTGGAAGTTCCACTTCTCGACCAAAGAGGACTATTACGCAAACGTCATTCCGCGCACTGTTCCGCTGGTCTTCAACATCCGGATGGATCCCTACGAAAGCTATGACTCGCCGGACGCCTACGGTCACCTGATGCAGAAGGTGTCGTGGCTGATCCAGCCGATGGGCGAGCTGATGGCAGCGCACCTGCAGTCGCTGGCCGAGTACCCACCGGTGCAGGGCGGCAAGAGCTTCGACATGTCCAACGTGGTCGACGAGTTCATCAACAAGAGCGTGCAGTGA
- a CDS encoding four helix bundle protein: MSYRNLDVWQLARRLTSEIHTMTIQSLPHFEMYEEGSQIRRSIKSVRSNIVEGYGRRRYKREFIRFLTYALSSCDETRDHLGVLHETGSLDDEQVYATLVTGLEELGKKLNNLITSVEREHRSVSEDLPPYGAGSDSNTTSSDDNHPSDIQHPASSIQHPASSIQHPSSDEDPISNIQHPTIDIQHPASSIEHPGSSIQHPGSDDEHQES; the protein is encoded by the coding sequence ATGAGTTACAGGAATCTCGATGTATGGCAGCTCGCGAGACGATTGACGTCCGAGATTCACACTATGACGATTCAATCACTCCCACATTTCGAAATGTACGAGGAGGGATCGCAAATTCGCAGGTCGATCAAGTCCGTACGATCGAATATCGTCGAGGGTTATGGGCGCAGAAGATATAAACGAGAATTCATACGCTTTCTGACGTATGCCCTTTCTTCCTGTGACGAGACCAGAGACCACCTCGGGGTGTTGCACGAGACCGGATCACTCGATGACGAGCAGGTCTACGCGACCTTGGTGACTGGCCTCGAGGAGCTCGGGAAGAAACTCAACAACCTCATCACGTCGGTCGAGCGCGAACACCGATCCGTAAGCGAAGACTTGCCGCCATATGGTGCCGGGAGCGATTCAAATACCACCTCGAGTGACGACAATCATCCCTCCGACATCCAGCATCCAGCATCCAGCATCCAGCATCCAGCATCCAGCATCCAGCATCCATCGAGCGACGAAGACCCAATATCCAACATCCAACATCCAACAATTGACATCCAGCATCCAGCATCCAGCATCGAGCATCCAGGATCCAGCATCCAACATCCAGGATCGGACGACGAGCACCAAGAGTCATGA
- a CDS encoding nucleotidyl transferase AbiEii/AbiGii toxin family protein translates to MHERVLPQGSRELLEIFEGLTDPELDGWTLAGGTGLALQVGHRISEDFHFFRLEPFDVGRLYGVLREAGPTETLQEDRDTLTVLLEGVKLSFFSLADPFLFDARGYRFFEVADVRDIALMKLAAISSRGSRKDFVDLYTILRGGLSLERCFEWLPRKYGEGRVNSYHVLKSLTYFEDAEREPMPRMLEPLDWEECKAFFTREAHAIVLP, encoded by the coding sequence ATGCACGAACGGGTCCTTCCGCAGGGAAGCCGCGAGCTTCTGGAGATCTTCGAGGGCCTGACCGATCCCGAGCTCGACGGCTGGACCCTGGCCGGCGGTACCGGGCTGGCGCTGCAGGTCGGGCACCGCATTTCGGAGGACTTCCACTTCTTTCGGCTCGAGCCGTTCGACGTCGGTCGGCTCTACGGCGTCCTGCGGGAGGCTGGCCCAACCGAAACCCTGCAGGAAGATCGGGACACGCTGACGGTGCTCCTCGAGGGTGTCAAATTGTCGTTCTTCTCGTTGGCGGATCCGTTCCTCTTCGACGCCCGGGGGTACCGGTTCTTCGAGGTCGCGGACGTGCGCGACATTGCGCTGATGAAGCTCGCCGCCATCTCGAGCCGAGGCAGCCGCAAGGACTTCGTCGATCTCTACACGATCCTGCGCGGCGGCCTCTCGCTCGAGCGGTGCTTCGAGTGGCTGCCCAGGAAGTACGGAGAGGGCCGGGTCAACAGCTACCACGTGCTCAAGAGCCTGACGTATTTCGAGGACGCCGAGCGGGAGCCGATGCCGAGGATGCTGGAGCCCCTCGACTGGGAGGAGTGCAAGGCGTTCTTCACCCGCGAGGCGCACGCCATCGTGTTGCCGTAG
- a CDS encoding DUF3604 domain-containing protein, which translates to MRRIPLLIAVAMILAPALASGQIAPSKESLSDLYPGKAYSPYAQRSFPDRVFWGDTHLHTGLSMDAGLFGCRLGLDEAYRFARGEEVMASSGQPVRLGRPLDWLVIADHSDGMGFFNDLAAGDPEILKYDQAKPWYEGLQAGGEESADAALNLIGTFSQGEIDPQMMAEYSPGGKTYASIWEKVVDAAERFNEPGRFTAFIGFEWTSLVVGDNLHRNVIFREGADKAGRVVPYTTQAPVGSTDPLDLYKYLENYERTTGGSALALAHNGNLSNGIMFPVDAQYTGRKLDRLYVESRARWEPMYEVTQIKGDGEAHPVLSPDDEFADYETWDAGNLDLSEAKTEQMLQYEYAREALKNGLLLEKRLGTNPYKFGLVGSTDSHTALPAVEEENFFGKATNAEPSPSRMAHPFSETEHGVVQGYELVASGFTGVWAEENTREAIWDAMARREVYATTGPRMLVRFFGGWDFTDQDLNSRQPAFRGYEKGVPMGGDLQGSGKKPTFMVYALRDPIGANLDRVQIVKGWLDGKGETHEKVYDVALSGDREIGADGRCREPVGNTVDIAAANWTNTIGASELGAVWTDPDFDPSESAFYYARVIEIPTPRWVVYDAFRFGVEIPEGAETVHQERAYTSPIWYTP; encoded by the coding sequence ATGCGTAGAATTCCACTGCTGATCGCCGTGGCGATGATTTTGGCCCCTGCGCTGGCCTCGGGCCAGATCGCACCGTCCAAGGAATCTCTGTCGGACCTCTACCCCGGTAAGGCCTACTCGCCCTATGCCCAGCGCAGCTTCCCCGATCGCGTGTTCTGGGGCGACACCCACCTCCACACCGGGCTTTCGATGGATGCCGGTCTCTTCGGCTGTCGGCTCGGTCTCGATGAGGCCTACCGCTTCGCCCGCGGCGAGGAGGTGATGGCATCGAGCGGTCAGCCAGTCCGGCTCGGTCGACCACTCGATTGGCTGGTGATCGCCGACCACTCCGACGGCATGGGCTTCTTCAATGATCTCGCCGCGGGTGATCCCGAAATCCTCAAGTACGACCAGGCCAAGCCCTGGTACGAGGGTCTTCAAGCCGGCGGCGAAGAGTCGGCGGATGCGGCGTTGAATCTGATCGGAACCTTTTCACAGGGTGAGATCGATCCGCAGATGATGGCCGAGTACTCGCCGGGTGGCAAGACCTACGCGTCGATTTGGGAGAAGGTGGTCGACGCGGCCGAGCGATTCAACGAGCCCGGACGCTTCACGGCGTTCATCGGCTTCGAGTGGACCTCGCTCGTCGTGGGGGACAACCTGCACCGCAACGTGATCTTCCGAGAAGGCGCCGACAAGGCGGGGCGGGTCGTGCCGTACACGACCCAGGCACCGGTGGGTTCGACCGATCCACTCGATCTCTACAAGTATCTCGAGAACTACGAAAGAACCACCGGCGGGTCGGCACTTGCGCTCGCCCACAACGGCAACCTGTCGAACGGCATCATGTTTCCGGTCGACGCCCAGTACACCGGCCGCAAGCTCGACCGCCTCTACGTCGAATCGCGGGCGCGCTGGGAGCCGATGTACGAGGTCACCCAGATCAAGGGCGACGGCGAGGCCCATCCGGTCTTGTCGCCCGACGACGAGTTCGCCGATTACGAGACCTGGGACGCCGGAAACCTCGATCTGTCAGAGGCCAAGACCGAGCAGATGCTGCAGTACGAGTACGCGCGCGAGGCGTTGAAGAACGGGCTTCTGCTCGAGAAACGACTCGGAACCAACCCCTACAAGTTCGGCCTGGTCGGCTCGACCGACAGCCACACCGCCCTGCCCGCCGTCGAGGAGGAGAACTTCTTCGGCAAGGCGACCAACGCGGAGCCGTCACCGAGCCGCATGGCGCACCCGTTCTCCGAGACCGAGCACGGCGTGGTTCAGGGCTATGAGCTGGTTGCCTCCGGCTTCACCGGCGTGTGGGCGGAGGAAAACACCCGCGAGGCGATCTGGGACGCCATGGCCCGTCGCGAGGTCTACGCCACCACCGGCCCGCGCATGTTGGTGCGGTTCTTCGGCGGCTGGGACTTCACCGATCAGGACCTGAACAGCCGACAGCCCGCGTTCCGCGGCTACGAAAAGGGTGTGCCGATGGGCGGCGACCTCCAGGGCAGCGGGAAGAAGCCCACCTTCATGGTGTACGCGCTACGCGATCCGATAGGCGCCAACCTCGACCGCGTCCAGATCGTCAAGGGCTGGCTGGACGGCAAAGGAGAGACCCACGAGAAGGTGTACGACGTCGCCCTGTCCGGTGACCGTGAGATCGGCGCGGACGGCCGTTGTCGCGAGCCTGTCGGCAACACGGTGGACATCGCGGCGGCGAACTGGACCAACACCATCGGCGCCTCCGAGCTCGGTGCGGTCTGGACCGACCCGGACTTCGATCCGTCGGAGAGCGCCTTCTACTATGCTCGGGTAATCGAGATCCCGACGCCCCGCTGGGTTGTCTACGACGCATTCCGGTTCGGAGTCGAGATTCCCGAGGGCGCCGAGACCGTTCATCAAGAGCGCGCCTACACCTCGCCGATCTGGTATACGCCGTAG
- a CDS encoding helix-turn-helix domain-containing protein: protein MDDPWEISTQLAGRRRELGWSLAQLARRADTSPATLSRYEKGWSRFEVYTLRKLATALGCRLVVRLEPQEKPSERVKASESVERLGRLFWDQELTARHLKEHPMWVVGRVLEYGSLEDVRLLIRLMGRETFLAHVCGARFESEKTRVFWQNILEREGMACTNGSFRREAASFWRSSRA, encoded by the coding sequence ATGGATGATCCTTGGGAGATCTCGACGCAGCTTGCCGGCCGCCGCAGGGAGTTGGGCTGGTCGCTGGCGCAGCTTGCAAGGCGTGCCGATACCTCGCCGGCGACCCTCTCCCGCTATGAGAAGGGGTGGAGCCGCTTCGAGGTCTACACCCTGCGCAAGCTGGCGACCGCGCTCGGCTGCAGGCTGGTGGTCAGGTTGGAGCCGCAGGAGAAACCGTCGGAACGGGTGAAGGCATCGGAATCCGTGGAAAGGCTGGGGCGCCTGTTCTGGGACCAAGAGCTGACGGCCCGGCACCTGAAGGAGCATCCGATGTGGGTGGTCGGCAGGGTGCTGGAGTACGGGAGTTTGGAAGATGTGAGGCTGCTGATCCGGCTCATGGGCAGAGAGACCTTTCTGGCACACGTCTGCGGAGCACGGTTCGAAAGTGAGAAGACGAGGGTGTTCTGGCAGAACATCCTCGAACGAGAGGGGATGGCATGCACGAACGGGTCCTTCCGCAGGGAAGCCGCGAGCTTCTGGAGATCTTCGAGGGCCTGA
- a CDS encoding nucleotidyltransferase, with protein sequence MPPEQIDASAFSPDIQEFLRLLQIYEVRAVVVGGEAVIYYGHIRVTGDIDIFYDRSPENANRLFEALEDFWQGVIPSLKHPSELEKQGVIFQFGVPPNRIDLLNHIDGVDFDSAWSGRARVLFRTESLSVEFSYIGLEELIRNKEASGRPKDLDDLPFLIEALGRRHTKG encoded by the coding sequence ATGCCACCGGAACAAATAGACGCGTCGGCGTTTTCTCCTGATATTCAGGAGTTCCTCAGACTCCTTCAGATCTACGAGGTGAGAGCAGTTGTGGTAGGCGGCGAAGCCGTCATCTATTATGGACATATCCGCGTGACCGGCGACATCGACATTTTCTACGACCGCTCGCCCGAGAACGCGAACCGCTTGTTCGAGGCGCTCGAGGATTTCTGGCAGGGTGTGATCCCGAGCCTGAAGCACCCGTCCGAGCTCGAGAAACAGGGAGTGATATTTCAGTTCGGAGTGCCCCCCAATCGGATCGACCTCCTCAACCACATCGATGGGGTGGATTTCGATTCTGCGTGGAGCGGTCGAGCGCGGGTCCTGTTCCGGACCGAGTCATTGAGTGTGGAATTCAGCTACATCGGCCTCGAGGAGCTCATCCGAAACAAGGAGGCCTCGGGAAGGCCGAAGGATCTGGATGATCTGCCCTTCCTCATCGAGGCGCTTGGCCGGCGGCACACCAAGGGCTGA
- a CDS encoding ABC transporter ATP-binding protein: MIDVRNLEFRYPEGGFRLQVPRVRVDAGECVALTGPSGCGKTTLVNLLAGILEASHGSIEVAGFEVTSLDLQDRQDLRALKMGLVFQEFELLEYLDVMDNVVLPYRLTPLLECDDEVRARAQALVEDVGLGEMAGRFPGQLSQGERQRVALCRALVTQPAVILGDEPTGNLDPANRDHVIDALLRYGRENNAPVVVVTHDHEILPRFDRAVDVTELQAAPESPQIVQMNTNGEGGQ; the protein is encoded by the coding sequence ATGATCGACGTACGGAACCTCGAATTCAGATATCCGGAGGGAGGGTTCCGGCTGCAGGTGCCCCGGGTGCGGGTGGATGCCGGTGAGTGCGTGGCCCTGACCGGACCGAGCGGGTGCGGCAAGACCACTCTCGTCAATCTGCTGGCCGGAATCCTCGAGGCCTCGCACGGCTCGATCGAGGTGGCCGGCTTCGAGGTCACCTCACTCGACCTCCAGGATCGTCAGGACCTGCGGGCGCTGAAGATGGGCCTGGTGTTTCAGGAGTTCGAGCTGCTGGAATACCTCGACGTAATGGACAACGTCGTCCTGCCGTACCGATTGACGCCTCTGCTCGAATGTGATGACGAGGTTCGTGCGCGGGCGCAGGCGTTGGTGGAGGACGTGGGTCTCGGCGAGATGGCGGGCCGATTCCCAGGGCAGCTTTCGCAGGGGGAGCGGCAACGGGTGGCCCTGTGCCGGGCGCTGGTCACGCAGCCGGCGGTGATCCTGGGCGATGAGCCCACCGGCAACCTCGATCCGGCCAATCGCGATCACGTGATTGATGCCCTTCTGCGCTACGGAAGGGAGAACAACGCCCCGGTGGTGGTCGTCACCCACGATCATGAAATTCTCCCTCGCTTCGATCGGGCCGTCGACGTCACCGAGCTGCAAGCCGCTCCGGAAAGCCCACAGATCGTACAGATGAACACGAATGGCGAAGGGGGGCAGTGA
- a CDS encoding GNAT family N-acetyltransferase — protein MASGIDIRPLTPERWEDVVAVFGSGRGVCSQCWCMYWRLPHQEFERSLGETNRELFRVRVETGPPPGLIAYRDGEPVGWVQVGPRTDVPNWNGPRRLTAPTPDAPADDPGVWSISCFAVRAGNRREGIATALLDGAIDWARENGARVLDACPVDAGERRRPISMYHGAASMFHRADFREVARRRHDRPLMRLYLDTG, from the coding sequence ATGGCGAGTGGCATCGACATCAGACCGCTCACACCGGAACGTTGGGAAGATGTCGTGGCGGTGTTCGGTAGCGGGCGCGGGGTCTGCAGCCAATGCTGGTGCATGTACTGGCGATTGCCACATCAGGAGTTCGAGCGATCATTGGGTGAGACGAACCGGGAGCTGTTCCGTGTCCGCGTCGAAACGGGCCCTCCGCCCGGACTCATCGCCTACCGGGACGGCGAACCGGTTGGCTGGGTACAGGTCGGGCCGCGGACGGACGTTCCCAACTGGAACGGCCCAAGGCGCCTCACGGCGCCGACGCCGGACGCGCCAGCAGACGACCCCGGCGTGTGGAGCATATCCTGCTTTGCCGTGCGTGCGGGCAATCGTCGAGAAGGCATTGCGACGGCGCTTCTTGACGGCGCGATCGACTGGGCGCGCGAGAATGGCGCCCGGGTCCTGGACGCATGCCCGGTCGATGCGGGTGAAAGACGCCGACCGATTTCGATGTATCACGGCGCGGCTTCGATGTTTCACCGCGCCGATTTCCGCGAGGTCGCTCGTCGCCGCCATGATCGGCCGCTGATGCGGCTGTACCTCGATACCGGTTGA